From a region of the Phragmitibacter flavus genome:
- a CDS encoding NAD-dependent epimerase/dehydratase family protein, with product MSIALITGSCGLIGSETCKRLHAEGYEVVGVDNDMRRYFFGAEASTAKTQTSLSEFQRYTHESVDIRDWAAVEALFKKHGTAIEVVVHTAAQPSHDWAAKEPLTDFGVNALGTLHLLEATRLHAPDATFIFTSTNKVYGDTPNLLPLVETETRWELDASHVWHERGIDETMSIDHCKHSVFGASKVAADVMVQEYGRYFGMKTACFRGGCLTGPAHAGAELHGFLAYLMKCTVTGRPYSVFGYKGKQVRDNIHSHDLVEAFWQFIQKPRSGEVYNLGGSRHSNCSMLEAIRLCEDISGNQLTWTYKEDNRIGDHIWWISDVSRFQQHYSDWKYRYDLRTTLEEIHAACVAG from the coding sequence ATGTCTATCGCATTGATCACCGGCTCCTGTGGACTCATCGGCTCTGAAACCTGCAAACGCCTTCATGCCGAGGGGTATGAAGTGGTGGGTGTCGACAATGACATGCGCCGCTATTTTTTCGGTGCCGAGGCATCCACAGCGAAAACGCAGACCTCGCTCTCAGAGTTTCAACGTTACACCCATGAGTCCGTCGACATCCGCGATTGGGCGGCCGTGGAGGCGCTGTTCAAGAAACACGGCACCGCCATCGAAGTGGTGGTGCATACCGCCGCACAACCTTCCCACGACTGGGCCGCCAAGGAGCCGTTGACCGATTTCGGGGTGAATGCCCTTGGAACCCTGCACTTGCTGGAAGCCACCCGACTGCATGCCCCCGACGCGACCTTCATCTTTACCAGCACCAACAAAGTTTACGGCGACACCCCCAACCTGCTTCCGCTGGTGGAGACGGAAACCCGCTGGGAGCTGGATGCGTCCCATGTTTGGCACGAGCGGGGCATCGACGAGACGATGAGCATCGATCACTGCAAACATTCCGTTTTTGGTGCAAGCAAGGTGGCGGCCGACGTGATGGTGCAGGAGTATGGTCGCTATTTCGGCATGAAGACCGCCTGCTTTCGCGGCGGCTGCCTGACCGGCCCGGCCCACGCGGGAGCTGAGTTGCATGGCTTCCTCGCCTACCTGATGAAATGCACGGTGACCGGGCGGCCTTACTCTGTGTTCGGATACAAGGGCAAGCAGGTGCGCGACAACATTCACAGCCATGATTTGGTGGAGGCGTTCTGGCAGTTCATTCAAAAGCCTCGCTCGGGCGAAGTGTATAACTTGGGAGGTTCGCGGCACTCCAACTGCTCCATGCTGGAGGCGATCCGCCTTTGTGAAGACATCAGCGGCAACCAACTGACCTGGACCTACAAGGAAGACAACCGCATTGGCGATCACATCTGGTGGATCAGCGACGTCAGCCGCTTTCAGCAGCATTACTCCGACTGGAAATATCGCTACGATCTGCGCACCACGCTTGAGGAAATCCATGCTGCCTGCGTGGCGGGTTGA
- a CDS encoding carbon starvation CstA family protein: MSTLLIALGSIVLYLIAYNTYGRWLGGKIFKLDAKAKVPSEEMRDDVDYVPTSKSIVFGHHFTSIAGTGPIVGPALAIMWGWVPALLWVLFGSIFIGAVHDFGTLVVSMRNRGMTVGQVAGRLINRRVRLLFLVLLFFALWLVLAIFGWVIASVFVQFPASILPVFLQIPIAIWIGVKVHRKGGNLLWPSIIALTLMYLTVWLGAGCPGMEWTGGTLGAAIQSLNATLAAWPIWVWVAILLAYCYAASVMPVWILLQPRDYINSLQLISSLALIVGGLLIAAFFGFPATVASEGAAATRMPLEIVAPALNMSPLHAPPIFPFLFVTIACGAVSGFHCLVSSGTSSKQLKSETDAKFVGYGSMLLEGFLAVLVILAVGAGIGFGWPSAFPGASGTALWNQAYADWTMVTGGKAIGAFVVGSSNFVQTLGIDATMATALMGVLVASFAGTTLDSATRLQRYVIQELADLFEPTQEAAAKAAATGQSAGWNPLGLLRGTHGATMFAVITAFGLALFPGPGKPWSWDTIGTGGLVLWPLFGATNQLMAGLALMVVAFWLIRRGIPSWLASLPMIFMLIMPAWALFIDINKWLNGGSYLLVIFGLITITVEIWMVIEAFLLWPKVRGVLEEPLPALAPKTA, from the coding sequence ATGTCCACCCTTCTCATCGCCCTCGGTTCCATTGTTCTCTATCTGATCGCCTACAACACGTATGGCCGCTGGTTGGGTGGCAAAATATTTAAGCTGGATGCCAAGGCCAAAGTGCCGAGCGAAGAGATGCGTGACGATGTCGACTACGTGCCCACTTCCAAAAGCATTGTGTTCGGCCACCACTTCACCAGCATTGCTGGCACCGGTCCGATCGTTGGCCCTGCTTTGGCCATCATGTGGGGATGGGTGCCCGCGTTGTTGTGGGTGTTGTTCGGCTCCATCTTCATTGGTGCGGTGCACGATTTCGGCACGCTGGTCGTCAGCATGCGCAATCGCGGCATGACCGTGGGTCAGGTGGCCGGTCGTCTCATCAATCGCCGTGTCCGACTTCTCTTCCTCGTCCTTCTGTTCTTTGCCCTGTGGCTCGTGCTGGCCATCTTCGGTTGGGTGATTGCCAGTGTCTTTGTGCAATTCCCTGCGTCCATCCTCCCGGTGTTTCTGCAAATTCCCATCGCCATCTGGATTGGCGTCAAGGTCCATCGCAAAGGCGGCAATCTTCTCTGGCCAAGCATCATTGCCCTCACCCTGATGTATCTCACCGTGTGGCTCGGCGCTGGTTGCCCGGGCATGGAATGGACCGGAGGCACTCTCGGTGCCGCCATTCAAAGCCTCAACGCCACCCTCGCCGCCTGGCCGATCTGGGTCTGGGTCGCCATCCTTCTCGCCTACTGTTATGCCGCCAGCGTCATGCCCGTGTGGATTCTCCTTCAGCCGCGTGACTACATCAACAGCCTGCAGCTCATCAGCAGTCTCGCCCTGATTGTTGGCGGGTTGCTCATCGCCGCCTTCTTCGGATTCCCTGCCACCGTCGCCAGCGAAGGTGCGGCAGCCACGCGCATGCCTTTGGAAATCGTTGCCCCGGCGCTCAACATGTCCCCCTTGCATGCGCCGCCCATTTTTCCGTTCCTGTTTGTCACCATCGCCTGCGGAGCCGTCAGCGGTTTCCATTGCCTCGTCAGTTCCGGCACCAGCAGCAAGCAGTTGAAGAGCGAAACCGACGCCAAATTTGTCGGCTACGGCTCCATGCTTTTGGAGGGGTTCCTCGCCGTTCTCGTTATCCTCGCCGTCGGTGCCGGCATCGGCTTCGGCTGGCCCTCGGCATTTCCGGGTGCCAGCGGCACCGCCTTGTGGAATCAGGCTTATGCCGACTGGACGATGGTCACCGGCGGCAAAGCCATCGGCGCGTTCGTGGTCGGTTCCTCCAATTTTGTGCAGACACTGGGCATCGATGCCACGATGGCCACCGCGCTCATGGGCGTGCTGGTCGCCAGTTTCGCAGGCACCACGCTCGACTCCGCGACGCGTTTGCAACGTTACGTCATCCAGGAACTCGCCGATTTATTTGAACCGACACAAGAAGCTGCCGCCAAAGCCGCAGCCACTGGACAGAGCGCCGGCTGGAATCCGTTGGGATTGCTGCGCGGCACCCATGGAGCCACGATGTTCGCCGTTATCACCGCCTTTGGACTCGCGTTGTTTCCCGGACCCGGCAAACCTTGGAGCTGGGACACCATCGGCACCGGTGGTCTGGTGCTTTGGCCGCTGTTTGGAGCCACCAACCAGTTGATGGCGGGCCTTGCCCTCATGGTCGTGGCGTTCTGGTTGATCCGTCGTGGCATTCCCAGCTGGCTTGCCTCGCTGCCCATGATTTTTATGCTTATCATGCCTGCCTGGGCCCTGTTCATCGACATCAACAAATGGCTCAACGGTGGCAGTTACCTCCTTGTCATCTTTGGCCTCATCACCATCACCGTCGAAATCTGGATGGTCATCGAAGCCTTTCTGCTCTGGCCCAAGGTTCGCGGCGTGTTGGAAGAACCCCTTCCCGCGCTGGCACCCAAAACTGCCTGA
- a CDS encoding 4a-hydroxytetrahydrobiopterin dehydratase, producing the protein MTALLNEAQITSQLSDLPGWTREGTELVGVFVFKQYLDGVAFAGRVGEAAEAANHHPEMLIGWRKVTVRVSTHSAGGLTELDFALARRANELAGE; encoded by the coding sequence ATGACCGCTCTACTCAATGAGGCCCAGATCACATCACAGCTTTCCGATTTGCCGGGCTGGACCCGGGAAGGCACGGAGTTGGTCGGGGTCTTTGTATTCAAACAGTATCTGGACGGAGTGGCTTTTGCGGGCAGGGTTGGGGAGGCGGCGGAGGCGGCAAACCATCATCCGGAGATGCTGATTGGCTGGCGCAAGGTGACCGTGCGGGTTTCCACTCATTCAGCCGGCGGATTGACGGAGCTGGATTTTGCACTGGCGCGAAGGGCCAATGAACTGGCGGGTGAATGA
- the obgE gene encoding GTPase ObgE has protein sequence MFVDQIKVYAKAGRGGDGSAHFHRGKFRPKGGPDGGDGGKGGDVILMVDNSTDSLRNFFFNAKLAAEDGARGSGAQMTGRSGKNVIYRVPAGLLISRIEETEDPETGEIIQTKIPHADLTAVGQEYVLCKGGKGGKGNVHFKSPTHQAPREFTPGEEGELGFFHFELRSIADAGLVGFPNAGKSTLLTKLSGAKPKIANYPFTTLQPHVGVMEFSDSRRGTVADIPGLIEGAHANVGLGHDFLRHIMRCRVLLFVVDAAGSEARDPVTDIETLRTEVKLYREELAKRSWCILANKTDLPAAAENIERLKERFKRIKIFPISANEGEGIEKLRAFLSEKIGVEMD, from the coding sequence ATGTTTGTCGACCAAATCAAAGTTTATGCCAAAGCCGGACGCGGCGGCGATGGCAGCGCCCACTTCCATCGCGGTAAATTCCGTCCCAAAGGCGGACCCGATGGCGGCGATGGCGGCAAAGGTGGCGACGTCATTTTGATGGTCGACAACAGCACGGACAGTCTGCGCAATTTCTTTTTCAACGCCAAGCTCGCGGCTGAAGATGGTGCACGTGGCTCCGGCGCCCAGATGACCGGACGATCCGGCAAAAACGTGATCTACCGCGTTCCCGCCGGACTGCTCATCAGCCGAATTGAAGAGACCGAAGATCCCGAGACCGGGGAAATCATCCAAACCAAAATCCCTCATGCCGACCTCACGGCGGTTGGTCAGGAATACGTGCTTTGCAAAGGCGGCAAAGGCGGCAAAGGCAACGTCCATTTCAAAAGCCCCACCCACCAGGCACCGCGCGAATTCACTCCGGGTGAAGAGGGCGAGTTGGGATTTTTTCATTTTGAACTGCGCAGCATCGCTGATGCCGGCCTGGTCGGATTTCCCAATGCCGGCAAGTCCACCCTGCTCACCAAACTTTCAGGCGCCAAACCCAAGATCGCCAACTATCCCTTCACCACCCTGCAACCGCACGTCGGAGTCATGGAGTTCAGCGATTCCCGTCGCGGAACCGTTGCCGATATTCCTGGTTTGATCGAAGGCGCACACGCGAACGTCGGGCTTGGCCACGACTTCCTGCGTCACATCATGCGTTGTCGCGTTCTGCTTTTTGTGGTTGATGCCGCCGGCAGCGAAGCCCGCGATCCGGTCACCGACATCGAAACCTTGCGCACCGAGGTCAAACTTTACCGCGAAGAACTGGCTAAACGTTCCTGGTGCATCCTTGCCAACAAAACCGATCTTCCGGCCGCCGCCGAGAACATCGAGCGGTTGAAGGAACGCTTCAAGCGCATCAAGATCTTCCCCATTTCCGCCAACGAGGGCGAAGGCATTGAAAAATTGCGTGCCTTCCTGTCCGAGAAAATTGGCGTCGAGATGGATTAG
- a CDS encoding type III pantothenate kinase: MNADYLLVDVGNGRTKFGIASRDEVLQQRDMPTSMIGPDALRERLDGWQWERVVVSSVVPVATGLLREYFGEAMLNLRHDVGLGIGVQYPKPESIGADRLANAVAVAHLYGAPGVVIDFGTAVTFDIVSEEAAYIGGVIAPGLNLMTEYLHERTALLPRVVLREPESAIGRSTEEAILSGAAIGYRGMVRGILQALKRELGDPAKLQVVATGGDAAWIASQLPEIDGVDADLTLQGLRLVGNLHAPLQP, translated from the coding sequence ATGAATGCGGATTACCTGCTGGTGGATGTTGGCAATGGCCGGACCAAATTTGGCATCGCCTCCCGCGATGAGGTCTTGCAGCAGCGGGACATGCCGACGTCCATGATTGGACCGGATGCGCTGCGCGAGCGCCTGGACGGCTGGCAGTGGGAGCGTGTGGTGGTTTCGTCGGTGGTGCCGGTGGCGACCGGGTTGTTGCGCGAGTATTTTGGCGAGGCCATGCTGAACCTGCGGCATGATGTCGGCCTGGGCATCGGCGTGCAATACCCGAAACCGGAAAGCATTGGTGCCGACCGGCTGGCGAATGCGGTGGCTGTGGCGCACTTGTATGGTGCTCCGGGAGTGGTGATTGATTTTGGCACGGCGGTGACGTTCGACATCGTGTCGGAAGAAGCCGCGTATATCGGCGGCGTGATCGCGCCGGGGTTGAATTTGATGACGGAGTATCTGCATGAACGCACTGCGCTGCTTCCAAGAGTGGTTCTGCGTGAGCCGGAATCAGCCATTGGCCGCTCGACCGAAGAAGCAATCTTGAGCGGAGCGGCCATCGGATACCGAGGCATGGTGCGCGGAATTTTGCAGGCATTGAAGCGCGAACTGGGTGATCCGGCGAAGTTGCAGGTCGTCGCGACGGGTGGTGATGCAGCCTGGATTGCCTCGCAATTGCCGGAAATTGATGGGGTGGACGCGGATTTGACCTTGCAGGGATTGCGTCTCGTGGGCAATTTGCACGCCCCTCTTCAGCCTTGA
- a CDS encoding glycosyltransferase family 2 protein encodes MPPLQLLSIVIPARDEEGSLPSTVEHLHATLTQHGVPHEILVVNDGSKDGTWALLESMQANIPNLRPLNNLGPHGFGRAIIYGLNHMKGDAVVIMMADESDSPDEVVAYWNKLNEGYECVLGSRFIKGGSVTDYPKIKLFVNRLVNLGIKHVFRIPLNDTTNAFKAYRREVIEGCRPLIAPHFNLTVEIPLKAIVRGYTWTVIPISWKNRRTGEAKLKLKEMGSRYFFIIAYVWLEKFFSRGDYVKPTSNKN; translated from the coding sequence ATGCCTCCTCTTCAACTTCTTAGCATTGTCATTCCCGCCAGGGACGAAGAAGGCAGCCTCCCCAGCACGGTGGAGCATCTTCATGCGACCTTGACCCAGCACGGTGTGCCGCATGAAATTCTCGTGGTCAACGATGGCAGCAAGGACGGCACCTGGGCATTGCTGGAAAGCATGCAGGCGAACATTCCCAACCTCCGTCCCCTCAATAATCTGGGGCCGCATGGATTTGGACGCGCCATCATCTACGGGTTGAACCACATGAAGGGCGACGCCGTCGTCATCATGATGGCGGATGAGAGCGATTCTCCCGACGAAGTGGTCGCTTACTGGAACAAGCTCAATGAGGGTTACGAATGTGTGCTCGGCAGCCGCTTCATCAAAGGCGGTTCCGTGACGGACTACCCCAAAATCAAACTGTTCGTCAACCGCCTCGTCAATCTTGGCATCAAACACGTTTTCCGCATCCCGCTCAACGACACCACCAACGCTTTCAAGGCCTATCGGCGCGAGGTGATCGAAGGCTGCCGCCCTCTCATTGCCCCGCATTTCAACCTGACCGTGGAGATCCCGCTGAAGGCCATCGTGCGCGGCTACACCTGGACGGTGATCCCGATTTCTTGGAAAAACCGCCGCACCGGTGAAGCCAAACTCAAGCTGAAGGAGATGGGCAGCCGCTATTTCTTCATTATCGCCTACGTCTGGCTGGAGAAATTCTTCAGCCGTGGAGATTACGTCAAACCGACTTCGAACAAGAACTAG
- a CDS encoding carboxypeptidase M32: MALVLSSYDQLCQAARDVALVNGATHVLGWDQETYMPPKGITHRSRILAHLSGLAHERLTSKRFQGLLEKAEDEVSVAEEHSVAKANVKLFRWKVDRAVRIPKRLVEQQSAAISLGQAAWAKARGESDFAGFAPHLQKLVEISREMAGRISDGAEPFDVLLDEHERDITANDVEALFNSLRPSLVKIARAAVERSEREAPPMKALLGSCPIAKQQQLNREVAESVGFDFDAGRIDTTTHPFCSGFGPGDVRLTTRYDERDFLSSLFGVLHEAGHGMYEQGLPEEEWGLPSGTAVSLGIHESQSRFWENHVGRSRAFWERWFPRAQSLFPHLKKLTLEQFLLGVNRAEFSFIRVEADEATYDLHIMLRFAIERKLFNGTLKVSEVPDAWNAEFESSFGRTPPDDARGCLQDIHWSMGGFGYFPTYTLGNLNAAQLFKAAVKNAGIKKAVANAEYAPLLKWLQTNVHAAGSVLSPKDLMIAATGKATDTAPYLAHLKKRFVDGV; this comes from the coding sequence ATGGCTTTGGTTCTTTCCTCGTATGATCAATTGTGTCAGGCGGCGCGTGATGTCGCCCTGGTGAATGGAGCGACCCATGTTTTGGGTTGGGATCAGGAAACCTACATGCCGCCCAAGGGCATCACGCATCGCTCCCGCATTCTTGCGCATTTGAGCGGACTTGCTCACGAACGACTGACTTCAAAACGGTTTCAGGGGTTGCTGGAAAAGGCGGAAGATGAGGTGTCGGTGGCGGAGGAGCATTCCGTCGCGAAAGCCAATGTGAAGTTGTTTCGCTGGAAGGTGGATCGGGCGGTGCGCATTCCAAAGCGATTGGTGGAGCAGCAAAGTGCGGCGATCTCGCTGGGTCAGGCGGCTTGGGCGAAGGCGCGTGGTGAATCGGATTTCGCAGGGTTTGCACCGCACTTGCAGAAGTTGGTGGAAATTTCACGCGAGATGGCGGGTCGCATCAGCGACGGGGCGGAGCCGTTTGATGTGCTGTTGGACGAGCACGAACGCGACATCACGGCGAACGATGTGGAGGCATTGTTCAATTCATTGCGTCCGTCGCTGGTAAAGATTGCCAGGGCGGCGGTTGAGCGGTCGGAACGGGAAGCGCCACCGATGAAAGCGTTGCTGGGTTCGTGTCCGATTGCCAAACAGCAGCAGTTGAATCGCGAAGTGGCGGAGTCCGTGGGTTTTGATTTCGATGCGGGTCGCATTGATACCACCACGCATCCGTTTTGTTCGGGATTCGGACCTGGTGATGTGCGGTTGACGACCCGCTATGATGAGCGTGATTTTCTTTCGTCCCTTTTCGGCGTTCTGCACGAGGCCGGACATGGCATGTATGAGCAAGGGCTGCCTGAAGAGGAGTGGGGGTTGCCCTCCGGCACGGCGGTATCACTGGGCATTCACGAATCGCAGTCGCGCTTTTGGGAGAATCATGTGGGACGTTCGCGCGCGTTTTGGGAGCGCTGGTTTCCAAGGGCTCAATCGCTGTTTCCGCATTTGAAGAAGCTGACTTTGGAGCAATTCCTTCTCGGCGTGAACCGCGCGGAATTTTCGTTCATCCGGGTGGAGGCCGATGAGGCGACTTATGACCTGCACATCATGCTGCGTTTTGCGATTGAGCGGAAACTTTTCAACGGCACGCTGAAGGTGTCTGAGGTGCCGGATGCGTGGAATGCCGAGTTTGAATCCAGCTTCGGACGCACGCCGCCGGATGATGCGCGCGGATGTTTGCAGGACATTCATTGGTCGATGGGCGGCTTCGGTTATTTTCCGACCTATACCTTGGGTAATCTCAATGCAGCGCAGCTTTTCAAAGCGGCGGTTAAAAACGCAGGCATCAAAAAAGCCGTTGCCAATGCGGAGTATGCACCGCTGTTGAAGTGGCTTCAGACGAATGTCCACGCGGCGGGTTCAGTCCTGTCGCCGAAGGATTTGATGATCGCAGCGACCGGCAAGGCGACGGATACGGCCCCCTATCTGGCGCATTTGAAGAAGCGTTTTGTGGATGGCGTTTGA
- the cysK gene encoding cysteine synthase A, producing MGRLYNNIVETVGRTPLVKLNRVTEGLDATIALKCEFFNPLGSVKDRIGMAMIEAAEKSGKLTKDTIIVEPTSGNTGIALAFVAAAKGYKLILTMPETMSLERRTLLALLGADLVLTPGAQGMKGAIAKATEIVESTPNAWMPQQFENPANPDVHEKTTAEELWEDTDGKIDILVAAVGTGGTITGVSRVIGKRKPSFKAYAVEPEASPVISQTLAGEPVQPGPHKIQGTGAGFVPKNLDLPVVAEAVKVSNDDAFAMARRLAKEEGLLVGISTGANVVAAIEIAKRPENKGKLIVTIACSTGERYLSTPLADEARAQVGA from the coding sequence ATGGGCCGTCTTTACAACAACATCGTCGAAACCGTCGGCCGCACTCCGCTGGTCAAACTCAACCGTGTGACCGAAGGCCTTGACGCCACCATCGCGCTCAAATGTGAGTTCTTTAACCCGCTCGGTTCGGTCAAGGATCGTATTGGCATGGCGATGATTGAAGCCGCCGAAAAAAGCGGCAAACTCACCAAGGACACCATCATTGTCGAGCCCACTTCCGGCAACACCGGCATTGCACTTGCCTTTGTCGCCGCCGCCAAAGGCTACAAACTCATTCTCACCATGCCCGAGACCATGAGTCTTGAGCGCCGCACCCTTCTTGCGCTGCTCGGGGCCGACCTCGTCCTCACCCCGGGAGCCCAAGGCATGAAAGGCGCCATCGCCAAGGCCACCGAAATCGTTGAAAGCACCCCGAACGCCTGGATGCCCCAGCAGTTCGAAAACCCGGCCAACCCCGACGTCCACGAAAAAACCACCGCTGAGGAACTTTGGGAAGACACTGACGGTAAAATCGACATCCTCGTTGCCGCTGTTGGCACTGGAGGCACCATTACTGGCGTCAGCCGCGTGATCGGCAAACGCAAACCCAGCTTCAAGGCGTATGCTGTTGAGCCGGAAGCCTCACCTGTGATCAGCCAGACCCTCGCCGGCGAACCCGTGCAGCCTGGTCCGCATAAAATTCAAGGCACTGGTGCCGGATTCGTCCCCAAGAACCTCGATCTTCCCGTGGTCGCTGAAGCCGTCAAAGTTTCTAACGACGATGCATTTGCGATGGCCCGTCGACTCGCCAAAGAGGAAGGTCTTCTCGTCGGCATCTCCACCGGTGCCAACGTGGTCGCCGCCATTGAAATCGCCAAACGTCCCGAAAACAAAGGCAAGCTGATCGTCACGATCGCCTGCTCCACCGGAGAACGTTATCTTTCGACCCCGCTTGCTGATGAAGCACGCGCCCAAGTTGGGGCCTGA
- a CDS encoding NAD-dependent epimerase/dehydratase family protein translates to MRILVTGACGFVGSRLLKRFREAMESATLIGLDNLCRPGSESNRELLKKLDVKFFHGDVRSVSDFESLPAVDWVIDAAANPSVLAGVDGKSSSRQVIEHNLAGTVNMLEYCKRHGAGFILLSTSRVYSVPSLVALPTKTEGSRFVLDTSKLPSGASAGGVTESFSTAPPLSLYGVSKKMSEDLALEYHSTFGLPVWVNRCGVMAGAGQFGRADQGIIAFWIHSWREGRPLRYLGFGGHGHQVRDCLHPDDLAALLLKQMAYGTDTSRPRLANVSGGLESAFSLAELSEWCAHHFGVDKPVHRDGSERPFDIAWLVLDDSLARETWDWRPEITRESLFQEVAGFASERPNWMDISAG, encoded by the coding sequence ATGCGTATTCTCGTCACCGGAGCTTGTGGATTTGTTGGCAGCCGCCTTTTGAAGCGGTTCCGCGAGGCCATGGAAAGTGCCACCCTGATTGGCCTCGACAACCTTTGCCGTCCGGGGAGCGAATCCAACCGCGAGTTGCTCAAAAAACTCGACGTGAAGTTTTTCCACGGTGATGTGCGCTCGGTGAGTGATTTTGAGAGTCTGCCTGCGGTGGATTGGGTGATCGATGCGGCGGCGAATCCCAGTGTGCTGGCCGGTGTGGATGGCAAAAGCAGCAGCCGTCAGGTCATTGAGCACAATCTTGCCGGGACGGTGAACATGCTGGAATACTGCAAACGTCACGGCGCGGGTTTCATCCTTCTCAGCACCAGCCGGGTGTATTCCGTTCCATCATTGGTGGCGCTGCCAACGAAGACCGAGGGCTCGAGGTTCGTGCTCGACACAAGTAAACTTCCTTCAGGAGCGAGTGCCGGGGGCGTGACTGAATCTTTCAGCACGGCGCCACCTCTTTCGCTTTACGGGGTCAGCAAAAAGATGAGCGAAGACTTGGCCCTTGAATACCACAGCACGTTTGGATTGCCGGTGTGGGTGAATCGCTGCGGGGTCATGGCTGGAGCGGGTCAATTCGGGCGCGCGGATCAAGGCATCATTGCTTTTTGGATTCACAGCTGGCGGGAAGGTCGTCCATTGCGGTATCTGGGCTTTGGCGGTCACGGTCATCAAGTGCGGGATTGCCTGCATCCCGACGACCTCGCCGCGCTTTTGCTCAAACAGATGGCCTATGGCACTGATACCTCCAGACCGCGTCTCGCAAACGTCTCTGGGGGCTTGGAAAGCGCCTTCTCATTGGCTGAACTGAGCGAATGGTGCGCTCATCATTTCGGTGTCGACAAGCCCGTGCATCGCGATGGAAGTGAGCGACCTTTCGACATTGCCTGGCTGGTTCTGGACGATTCGCTTGCCCGTGAAACGTGGGATTGGCGTCCGGAAATCACCCGCGAGAGCTTGTTTCAGGAAGTCGCCGGGTTCGCGTCGGAGCGCCCCAACTGGATGGACATCTCCGCTGGATAA
- a CDS encoding ROK family protein yields the protein MNQIMQNNNITSIGVDFGGTTIKLGVCRGAELLATDEPIPTQGHASPTALIRVIADRVTALQARYPEIAAVGVGVPGLVDFDRGFVHILTNVAGWNHIPLKKVLGDMTGLPCVVENDANAMAYAEWRHGAGKGLRNVVALTLGTGVGGGLILNGEMYRGSHFSAGEIGQMSVDYNGVVGHYGNFGALEKYMGNQQIAEYAMRCYADAGMVKKAEDCTPKAIAEAAATGDDVALQIWHQIADWLGTALASIAWLLNPDAFVIGGGVAQAGDLLFEPLENKMKSMLSAVVLEGLTIVPAKFQTEAGIIGNAALAADLAFEK from the coding sequence TTGAATCAAATCATGCAAAACAACAACATCACGTCCATCGGTGTGGATTTTGGCGGCACCACCATCAAGCTCGGCGTGTGTCGCGGGGCTGAATTGCTCGCCACGGATGAGCCGATTCCAACCCAGGGCCATGCCAGTCCGACGGCCTTGATCCGGGTGATTGCCGACCGCGTGACGGCGTTGCAGGCCAGATACCCTGAGATTGCCGCGGTGGGTGTGGGCGTTCCTGGACTGGTGGATTTCGACCGCGGTTTTGTGCACATTTTGACGAACGTGGCAGGTTGGAATCATATTCCGTTGAAGAAAGTTCTCGGGGACATGACGGGGCTTCCTTGTGTGGTGGAGAACGACGCAAACGCCATGGCGTATGCCGAATGGCGTCACGGCGCGGGAAAAGGTTTGCGTAACGTGGTGGCGTTGACGCTTGGCACCGGGGTCGGCGGCGGGTTGATTTTGAATGGCGAGATGTATCGCGGCAGCCACTTCTCTGCGGGTGAAATCGGACAGATGAGCGTCGACTACAATGGCGTGGTGGGGCATTACGGAAATTTCGGGGCTCTGGAAAAATACATGGGCAACCAGCAGATCGCGGAATATGCCATGCGTTGTTATGCCGACGCCGGGATGGTCAAAAAGGCTGAGGACTGCACCCCGAAAGCCATTGCGGAAGCCGCTGCAACTGGCGACGACGTCGCGTTGCAAATCTGGCATCAGATCGCCGACTGGCTCGGCACTGCGCTGGCGAGCATTGCCTGGCTGTTGAATCCCGATGCGTTTGTGATTGGCGGAGGCGTGGCCCAGGCAGGCGACTTGTTGTTCGAACCGCTGGAGAACAAAATGAAGTCAATGCTCTCGGCAGTGGTGCTGGAGGGCCTGACCATTGTGCCCGCCAAGTTCCAAACCGAAGCCGGCATCATCGGCAATGCGGCGCTTGCGGCAGATCTGGCTTTTGAGAAGTGA